The sequence tcgcattcaggagtccattcgaactgacatccctttctcaataaggagaatagcggaagggattttagtgctgatcctgccaaaaatctggagagggctgcaagtcgacCATTTAGCTGTTGGACCTCTCttaaacaagtcgggcttttcatctccaggatagctctacacttatcgggatttgcttcgatccctctttgtgtcagcataaaccctagaaattttcctgcctctaccgcgaaggcacactttgcgggatttagtctcatcccgtgtaaccttatggtgtcgaagactTGTGAGAGGTCTGCCAAGAGTTTgacttctttcttggtctttaccagcatgtcgtcgatGTATACTTCCATTAGGCTCCCAAGGTGAgaggcaaacaccttattcatcagcctctggtatgtggcccctgcatttttcaatccaaacggcatgaccacgtagcaaaaattagctctgggcgtgatgaatgatgttttctcctgatctggctcatacatcgggatttggttataccctgagtaggcgtccatgaatgacaagtattgataccccgagctggagtctacCAGGGTGTCAATACTGggcagtggataagggtccttgggacaggccttatttaagtcggtatagtcgacacacattctccatttaccattttgttttttgactagcactacattggctagccatgttgggtacttgacttctctgatgaagccggcttctaggagcgcttgtacttgctcttctactattagggctcgttctgggccgagcttgcgtcttctttgttgtacaGGTCTGGACCCCGGGAAAACCGAGAGCTTAtgagacatgagctcggggtctatcccaggcatgtcggaggccttccaggcgaagagatcggagttatctcttaggagcttagtcaacccttgttttagggtttcccctaggtcgGCTCCTATGTGAGTGACTTTCCCTTCTTCTTCGCCGACCTGTATCTCTTCGGTTTTTCCTCCTGGCTGTGGTCGTAGCTCTTCTTTAACCCTTGCACCTCCGAGCTCTATAGTGTGGACTTCTCGGCCCTTTcccctcaggtttaggctttcattgtagcatttccttgccaatttatGGTCCCCccttaccgttgctatccccgctgaggtcgggaatttcatacaaaggtggggagtggataccaccgctccgagtcgattaagggtagctctgccgattaaagcattatatgctaaccctacatcgatgactatgaagtctatactcagagttttttatttttccccttttctaAAAGTGGTGTGGAGGGGAAAAAATCccagtggctttattggcgtgtcgcctagtcCGTATAAGGTGTCGGGGTAAGCTCTCAACTCTttctcatccaaccctagtttaTCAAAAGCGGGCTTAAAAaggatgtccgctgagcttccttggtccactAGGGTTCTATGGAGGTGGGCATTCGCCaggatcatagttattaccactggaccatcatgtccagggattattccttgcccatcttcttttgtgaatgaaatggtggggaggtcggatgactctccgccgacctggtagactctcttgagatgccttttgcgagaagatttggtgagtccccctcctgcgaaccctcctgagatcatatgaaTATGTCTCTCCGGGGTCTGTGGTGGTGGGTCTTTTCTATCCACatcatctcgctttctcttcccatggctgtccgacctttctatgagatatctgtcaagtcgaccttctctagccagcttttctatcacatttttgaggTCATAACAGTCATTTGTGGAGTGActatatattttatggtactcacagtagtcgctgtGGCTccccccccttttttatttttaatgggtctgggGGGTGGCAGCCTTTCGGTGTTacaaatttctctgtatacatccactatagaaactttcagaggagtataagagtgatattttcttggtctatcgagaccgagttcttccttcttcttggtttctctctccctctcttttgttgagggaGGGTGCCCGGGTCGCCAACTCAGGTCTCTCAGCttagcattttcctccatgttgatgtacttttcagctctttcctgcaCATCGCTTAAAGAGATGGGGTGTCTTttggatatggactgtgagaagggaccttctctaagcccattgactaaccccattatgactgcctctgtgggcaggtcttgaatctctaaacatgctttgttgaacctttccatataggctcgtAATGATTCTCCAACCTCCTGCTTTATTTccaggaggcttggtgcatgttttactttgtctttctggatagagaacctcatcaagaacttccttgagaggtcttcaaaactggtaaccgacctcggggggaggctgtcgaaccacttcatcgccgctttcgacaaggttgtcgggaaagctttgcatcgcgtagcatcagaagcgtcagccagatacatccgacttttaaaattgctcaaatgatGCTTCGGATCAgtggttccgtcgtagaggtccatatcggggcttctaaagtttctcgaaacttttgccctcattatgtcctcactaaaaggATCTTCCCCCCTAGGGGCGACTCTTCTCTACCGTCACGGGAGTtctgacctttgagggaggattctaactttaagagttttctttctaactcttttcgtcgctccatctcctcttttaggttcttttcagTTTCCTTTTGTCGCTCCCGTTCTTGTTCTAACTGTTCGAGGCGACTGTGGACTAATCCCATGAGCTCAGTTGCATGGGATGGTCCCTCTTTCTCTGATTCGTGCCCTTCTGAAGAATTCACCTTCGGATTTTTTattccggaggtgccttccctgTGTTGGTCATTGGCTTCCTGGTGAAGGGTCAGGTCTGCCTCATTATTTCCGGtgttcagattctcttgttcagaatctgtctctacatgaccctcttcaggggatctatccgccatcactggttgatctgtcgggtccccggcaacggtgccaatgttttACACTGAATATATAATACTATatttatttgtaatttttaaatcaattaatGAAACATTTTTTGCTAGACACTTAGACAATTATTATTTTAGTTGTTAAAATTTTCGTCGAAAATTGGAAAGAGTTAAAAATATGAAAAGTACTTTTTCCACTAGAATAACTGTATAGTTCAAAAtgtattttattcttttattattattttttttatagaaggtgcttttttctttattttttatttttcggaCATCAAAAAAGTtacattaattaaaaaataaaaacaaaaacaattaatACCCATCCCACCCAACTTAATTCAATGGCTTCATAGTTCATACCCTACCACACACTTGTTTCTGgtgtaatttttgtttttttttagcaTCATATCGTATGGATCACACAATATTTAGATTAGCCCTACAAAACAAAACCTAAATACCACAGACCAAAAATATTCTTCGGAACACCAGACAAAAAGTCCAGAAAATTATTCATGGGATTACCAATTAATCATCCATTAACACTACCGATAATTCAGTGGACAATTTCTGCGAGTTATGTGAATGCAGCAGCACATTACAGGGTATTTGGCAGCGTCACAACACGTGTCAACCCCTTAATGTAGCCACATTGTTTCAGCAGCtgagaaaaaaaaattcattcagTACAGTAGTATTGCCTTACTTTTATACTGTGTTCTCTGCACAATTTCATTATATATAAGTAGGCCAATGCTACTGTGCTGAATGAATTTTTTTTCCTCAGCGACTGAAACGATGTGGCTACATTAAGGGGTTGACACGTGTTGTGACGCTGCTAAATACCCTGCAATGTGCTGTTGCATTCACAGAACTCGCAAAAATTGTCCACCGAGTTGTCGGTAGTGTTAATGGATGATTAATTGGTAATCCCATGAATAATTTTTTGGGCTTTTTGTCTGGtgtttcgaaaaatttttttgatcTATGGTATTTGGGTTTTGTTTTATAGCTAATAActataattataaaccaaattttcattcaaaatataagtataaatattctctccaaagcaaaataaatataattataaatattgtctctaaaataacataaacataatTCATAACACTCAATTTTTATCTTTATACTCTTGTAAGTTAGGTTGGAAGAAGTTAGATTTTGgcaaaaaaaattgcaaaaataccCCCTCACTAAAAAAAACCTTAGcccggcggggaagcccgccccgccccgccaaagctcacgatttaagcggtgcgggttaggcaaacttttgctatttggcggtcccgATTTTTCAGCCCAGCCCACCTTTTTTGACGGATTACGCGAGTCAGTCCGACAgatttaggcccgtttgccacccctacacATGTCTCCACAAGAGGATATCCACCTCCTTTCCTCACATGCTGAAAAAATTTACCATCCTCACCATAGCACTACCCTTATTTAAAAAGTAGCCAAATAAAAAAGTTacactttttaaacaaaaatcatcatgaaaagatatttttgacatTTTCATTGAAATAGTTGCCAACTACAAAAATATCGCTTTAAGTAAAAAtcatgttgaaaaaaaaaacactcaaACAAGTTAATCGTGCATTCATGCTTTTGAACACTAAAGCAAACATATACATAATAGTACCAACACATCGAAAATTAAGTCTGCATTACTTCTGACTTGAAATTCCGAATACCATATCCAATCTGCTCGATCATAAATAGAAAATTGTTGCATAATCTAGGACCCGAATGCATTAGGAGATAAAACAAATTTTACGAACCAAGTATCAAAAAAAATTCTAGAACTCAAATTGGGGAGAGTACAAAAAGAGCTCGACAAGGTCATGAGAACCGCACATCAGGCAACGCTATGCATTGTACCCTCCAATTGAGGGCCAGAATGACATCAGCTTTAAACAGATGGGAACAGGGTGATTAACGAGGGTTCCTCGAGGATGACCAGGTTGAAGATGACCTAGAACCCACACCAGAACCAAATGCTGATCTGCGATCTTCACCACGACCCCACCTGTCACCATCTGGCCGGCTGCTACTGTTACTCCAGCGGTCTGTTTCAGGAGGAGCAGCTGCACCATCAGGTTTCTCACGGCGGAACCTAGGGACATACTTCCCTGGGGCTGGTGCAGCAGCAGCGGCAGCTGCAGCAGGAGCAGCAGATCCAGACTCGAGTGGGCGTGCAAGACTCTCAGTAGGCCTTGAAGCTGGCTCGGCACCTCTTCCCAACAATGCCTCTCTTCTTTGTCTTTCCTTTTCTTCCAGTTCCCGCTCTCTTTGCCTCTGTTTCTCTGCTATCTCTTCCAATTTTGCTAAACGTTCAGCCTCCTCCTTCCTTCGCCTCTCAGCCTCTGTAGGATGAGAATAATTAAGTTTGGTAAACATAATACAGAAGATGAGCCGTTTGAAAGTGCATAAAAAAGATGATAACATCTACGGGGTACCCAATAGCCGTTAAATTGATGCAGTCTTTAATCTGTTCTAGGACAGAGTTAAAAGTACATACCTTCGCGCTTCCTTGCTTCTTCCTCCTCGCGCAACTTTTGCTGCCTCTCTTCTTCCACATTCAGATAATACTTCCACTTCCTCAACCTTTCCCTGTCCTGTTTCCTGGACTGTAATATCCTAGAGATCCGCTCCTCCGTTTCCTTCCTCAATCTATCAAATTCAGCCTGGCGTCGACTAACAACTTTCTCTTGATATATCTCCTAcatagaaaaataacaaaagcaTCAGCTTAAGATGGTGATATTAAACAGAGGCAAAGCCCAGCTGCTGACAATACTTACTTTATTGCCAATCATTCTGGCAAGCCTCTCCTTCTCCTTGAGATCTCCTTCATGACGTTGTCTACTCAATTCAATCTCTTGCTGCATCAAATTAACATTGAATCCATTCAGtgcaaaactaaaactaactacaATGATAAAAATGCCATGTGGAAgctcatgtgcattaaaaaaaactaCTAATTTAAATGTTTCCAAGAGGTGAAGGAGTAATGACACAAGCATGAATTAAATTCTAGTAAACAAGAGAATCCAACACACCTGCTGCTCATGCTCATGAAGAATCTTCTCTTCCTCTTGGCGCTTTACATATGCAGCATGAATCAAGGGAGCAGCCTCTTCCCTTTTTGCCCTTTCCAAATAATCCATGGTTTTTGCCAGTTTTTGGAGTTTTTTCTCCATTTCCTGTCTTTCTCGGAGTTGTTCATTCAAAGTCAATTCCATCAAGGTTTGCTTGGTAATTTTATCCTAGAGAGGATAGGATTTACTGTCAAAACCTTTAATACTAACAAATCACTTTAATACAAAGAATCAATCAGACCTCAACTTACCCCCTCAATAAGTGGCTTTTTCCCCttatagtttttaaattttttctcagCTTCCTCATACAAAGCTTTagtttcttccttttctctttccTCTATCTCTTGGCGGAGCCTCTCATTTTTCCTCTGCTCAAATTCAGTTGCAACTCTCAATTTTTCAGCCTCTTCATTCATTTTCTGCACTCTTAACCTCTTTGATTCTTCCTCACGCTCCTTCAAGAATAGATGTTAATGTAAGcacaaaaaaaacacaaactcgtGAATATGATAAATCACATGATCATACCATTTCCAGAAGCTGCCGCTCTtgttcttctttcctcttctcaATAATAGATTTTCGAGCTAGAAGCCGTTTATGTTCCTTGGCAACAACCTCGGTCAAAGTTGGAAGCANNNNNNNNNNNNNNNNNNNNNNNNNNNNNNNNNNNNNNNNNNNNNNNNNNNNNNNNNNNNNNNNNNNNNNNNNNNNNNNNNNNNNNNNNNNNNNNNNNNNNNNNNNNNNNNNNNNNNNNNNNNNNNNNNNNNNNNNNNNNNNNNNNNNNNNNNNNNNNNNNNNNNNNNNNNNNNNNNNNNNNNNNNNNNNNNNNNNNNNNNNNNNNNNNNNNNNNNNNNNNNTTCAAATGTTCAGCAAAATTTGCCAAGTGGTCCCGTAAGCCATCAGACTCAAGACTCTAAAAAAGGAGGAAAAAAACTCTGTAAGCAAGTGTAAATTGAGCAAGAGACAATATTGATAAACATCTAAAAACTGTTCAACAATTACCATTCCCCATCTCAACCATAGTATAGATCATCAAAAGTTTTAAACATCCTACGGGAATATATTTACCCCCGTCGctaatttcatttaaattataatgTAAACTGATTCAGCAAAATACATTATTGATCGAAAGGAATGTGTATGAATATGACATAGTATAACATGCAATAAAACTTATTGGTAATGTCAAGCAGGTGAACTTCTAACAAGTGATCCACATCATAAAGCCCGACTCCAGGTAACATGGCCATACTGAGGTGCACATACCATTTTGCAGAAAATTACAACATTTCTCATGTGGTCAACTTTCATTGAAAGAAACTTCTGTTTAACAGCATCAACAGAAATCTTCTCCACaacagaaaaatcaaaaaatGGGATCATGCCAGATAAGGTCTCAATCTTCATACTCTGGTACACATTAGACACCTAGAAGACCAAAATGTGCATTAGTATAACAAACTCAAATTAAAACATTTACTTACCAcaaggaaaaaaaaatgaaattgcaCCTGCTGGAGCAACCTCAAGGTAGCTAACTTTTCTAGTGCAGGGACATATTGAGACAGCTGCACCTCTGGGACAGATGAAGCAGTGGAAAGCTTACCCCCTAACTTTGATATTTTAGCCAACAAGGGCTGCACCTTAACTGCAAGATCTGAAGGAAGGAATTCATGTTCAAAAATGTTGTAAATATCCTTCACTTCCTGAGTTACACAAGACATCACGCCCTTGGATGCCTGTAAATGAACAACCCCAAGATACAAACTTCAGACAAATTATACCATAATTACTCAAATCACTGCAGTTAAATTTTGCTGTTACTCTTGTAATCAAGACTAGATGTTGACTTGGGTAAGTAATGACATGGTGAAAAGAATATTACATAATGTGAATATAGAAAACAAATCAAAGAATGTTAACTTGGCAAAATTAT is a genomic window of Arachis ipaensis cultivar K30076 chromosome B06, Araip1.1, whole genome shotgun sequence containing:
- the LOC107648188 gene encoding eukaryotic translation initiation factor 3 subunit A (The sequence of the model RefSeq protein was modified relative to this genomic sequence to represent the inferred CDS: added 56 bases not found in genome assembly), which encodes MTSFLKPENALKRAEELINVGQKQDALQTLHDLITSKRYRAWQKTLERIMFKYVELCVDMRKGRFAKDGLIQYRIICQQVNVSSLEEVIKHFMHLSTEKAEQARSQAQALEEALDVDDLEADKRPEDLMLSYVSGEKGKDRSDRELVTPWFKFLWETYRTVLEILRNNSKLETLYAMTAHRAFQFCKQYKRTTEFRRLCEIIRNHLANLNKYRDQRDRPDLSAPESLQLYLDTRFEQLKIATELELWQEAFRSVEDIHGLMCLVKKTPKPSLMVVYYAKLTEIFWIGSSHLYHAYAWFRLFLLQKSFNKNLSQKDLQLIASSVVLAALSVPPHDRTHGASHLELEHEKERNLRMSNLIGFNMETKPESREMLSRSSLLAELASKGVMSCVTQEVKDIYNIFEHEFLPSDLAVKVQPLLAKISKLGGKLSTASSVPEVQLSQYVPALEKLATLRLLQQVSNVYQSMKIETLSGMIPFFDFSVVEKISVDAVKQKFLSMKVDHMRNVVIFCKMSLESDGLRDHLANFAEHLNKARQMIYPAEKKPSKIGALLPTLTEVVAKEHKRLLARKSIIEKRKEEQERQLLEMEREEESKRLRVQKMNEEAEKLRVATEFEQRKNERLRQEIEEREKEETKALYEEAEKKFKNYKGKKPLIEGDKITKQTLMELTLNEQLRERQEMEKKLQKLAKTMDYLERAKREEAAPLIHAAYVKRQEEEKILHEHEQQQEIELSRQRHEGDLKEKERLARMIGNKEIYQEKVVSRRQAEFDRLRKETEERISRILQSRKQDRERLRKWKYYLNVEEERQQKLREEEEARKREEAERRRKEEAERLAKLEEIAEKQRQRERELEEKERQRREALLGRGAEPASRPTESLARPLESGSAAPAAAAAAAAPAPGKYVPRFRREKPDGAAAPPETDRWSNSSSRPDGDRWGRGEDRRSAFGSGVGSRSSSTWSSSRNPR